GGAACTCTCCCGGCGACCGCCGCACCGTCCAGCGCGCCGCAAACCCCCGATAATCAGCGATTCCCTAGAGCTGTACGGTTTGCCGCTCGAGTTCTCGGTCCGTCGGTGGGTCGGTGCGCTGGGGTTTGCTGGGCCACCAGAACCTGTCGCCGAGGAGGAAAGCGAGCGCGGGGACGACGACGGTGCGGACCAGCAAAGTGTCGAGCAGAACGCCGATGCACACGATGATGCCGATCTGGGTCAGCGTGATCAGCGGCAGCACTC
The Kribbella italica DNA segment above includes these coding regions:
- a CDS encoding MMPL family transporter is translated as MLPLITLTQIGIIVCIGVLLDTLLVRTVVVPALAFLLGDRFWWPSKPQRTDPPTDRELERQTVQL